One window from the genome of Actinoplanes teichomyceticus ATCC 31121 encodes:
- a CDS encoding AAA family ATPase, producing the protein MTRLLITRGLPASGKTTFARKLQPGVVRVNRDDLRRMLHGQRLFTQWAEAQVTHAQRAAVEALLRARANVIVDDTNLRAKAVREWAELAARFGASFEVHDFTDVPLAECLRRDADRPEDDRVGEDAIRRMHERYLAGRNLPLPVPFVDPGGPGVVYRADPALPEAVLVDIDGTVALMRGRSPYDWSRVGEDAPNPAVIAAVRAMHAAGHAVVFCSGRDEVCRPETEAWLELFVEVPYEALFMRPAGDSRKDATVKREIFDREIRDRWRVVGVFDDRQQVVRMWRALGLTVFQVAEGDF; encoded by the coding sequence ATGACACGACTGTTGATCACGCGGGGTCTGCCCGCGTCCGGGAAGACCACGTTCGCCCGCAAGCTGCAGCCGGGCGTGGTCCGGGTCAACCGCGACGACCTGCGGCGGATGCTGCACGGGCAGCGGCTGTTCACGCAGTGGGCCGAGGCGCAGGTCACGCACGCGCAGCGGGCCGCGGTCGAGGCGCTGCTGCGCGCCCGGGCGAACGTGATCGTCGACGACACGAATCTGCGCGCCAAGGCCGTCCGGGAGTGGGCCGAGCTGGCGGCCCGCTTCGGCGCGTCGTTCGAGGTGCACGACTTCACCGACGTCCCGCTGGCGGAGTGCCTGCGGCGGGACGCCGACCGGCCGGAGGACGACCGGGTCGGCGAGGACGCCATCCGCCGGATGCACGAGCGGTACCTGGCCGGGCGGAACCTGCCGCTGCCGGTGCCGTTCGTCGACCCGGGCGGGCCCGGCGTGGTCTACCGGGCCGACCCGGCGCTGCCGGAGGCGGTGCTGGTCGACATCGACGGGACCGTGGCGCTGATGCGCGGGCGCAGCCCGTACGACTGGTCGCGGGTCGGCGAGGACGCGCCGAACCCGGCGGTTATCGCGGCGGTCCGGGCGATGCACGCGGCCGGGCACGCCGTGGTGTTCTGCTCGGGGCGCGACGAGGTGTGCCGGCCGGAGACCGAGGCGTGGCTGGAGCTGTTCGTCGAGGTGCCGTACGAGGCGCTGTTCATGCGCCCGGCCGGGGACAGCCGCAAGGACGCGACCGTCAAGCGGGAGATCTTCGACCGGGAGATCCGCGACCGGTGGCGGGTCGTGGGCGTGTTCGACGACCGCCAGCAGGTGGTACGTATGTGGCGTGCGCTCGGTCTGACCGTGTTCCAGGTGGCGGAGGGGGACTTCTAG
- the rpmE gene encoding 50S ribosomal protein L31 — protein sequence MKSGIHPEYTTTEVICSCGSTFTTRSTAKSGEIRVETCSACHPFYTGKQRVLDTAGRVAKFQAKYAKVNAAKKK from the coding sequence ATGAAGAGCGGCATCCACCCGGAGTACACGACCACCGAGGTCATCTGCTCCTGCGGCAGCACCTTCACCACCCGCAGCACCGCCAAGAGCGGCGAGATCCGCGTCGAGACCTGCAGCGCCTGCCACCCGTTCTACACCGGCAAGCAGCGCGTCCTCGACACCGCGGGCCGGGTCGCGAAGTTCCAGGCGAAGTACGCCAAGGT
- a CDS encoding RNA ligase, with the protein MTLLHDVLDPVKVTEAVETGLVRAQRHPSRPFTIYNYTEACQYAGAWSPVTLTCRGLIVDADGRIVARPYPKFFNHQESQAPALDAAAPVRVTDKADGSLGIVYHDGSGYAVATRGSFASDQARHATAILRTRYASFVPPEGRTVLVEIIYPGNRIVVDYQGLDDLVLLGAVDIATGRSYGPEAAPDWPGPVVETFGYATLAEALAAPPRDGREGLVVHFTETDERVKIKYADYVRLHRLVTGLTPRTVWELLAHGGDLDALLEPLPDEFHAWARGVAADLTAQVRARAAAVEAAYAGIVAGLPDGWGRKEFALAAVRSPYRGELFQRLDGHDYRPGLWQRVRPSGDRAGGGAEE; encoded by the coding sequence ATGACGCTGCTGCACGACGTTCTCGATCCGGTCAAGGTGACCGAGGCGGTCGAAACCGGACTTGTCCGGGCGCAGCGTCACCCCAGCCGGCCGTTCACGATCTACAACTACACCGAGGCCTGCCAGTACGCCGGCGCGTGGAGCCCGGTCACGCTGACCTGCCGGGGCCTGATCGTGGACGCGGACGGGCGGATCGTCGCGCGGCCCTACCCGAAGTTCTTCAATCACCAGGAGAGCCAGGCGCCCGCGCTCGACGCGGCCGCGCCGGTCCGGGTGACCGACAAGGCGGACGGCAGCCTCGGGATCGTCTACCACGACGGCTCCGGCTACGCCGTCGCCACGCGCGGATCGTTCGCGTCCGACCAGGCACGGCACGCGACGGCGATCCTGCGTACGCGGTACGCCTCGTTCGTCCCGCCCGAGGGCCGGACCGTCCTGGTCGAGATCATCTACCCGGGCAACCGGATCGTGGTGGACTACCAGGGTCTCGACGATCTCGTGCTGCTCGGCGCGGTGGACATCGCCACCGGCCGCTCGTACGGCCCGGAGGCGGCGCCGGACTGGCCGGGTCCGGTGGTCGAGACGTTCGGGTACGCGACGCTGGCCGAGGCGCTGGCCGCCCCGCCGCGCGACGGGCGGGAGGGGCTGGTCGTGCACTTCACCGAGACCGACGAGCGGGTGAAGATCAAGTACGCGGACTACGTACGGCTGCACCGGCTGGTGACCGGACTCACCCCGCGCACCGTGTGGGAGCTGCTGGCCCACGGCGGTGACCTGGACGCCCTGCTCGAACCGCTGCCGGACGAGTTCCACGCCTGGGCCCGGGGCGTCGCCGCCGACCTGACCGCCCAGGTGCGGGCGCGCGCCGCGGCGGTGGAGGCCGCCTACGCCGGGATCGTCGCCGGCCTGCCGGACGGCTGGGGGCGCAAGGAGTTCGCGCTGGCCGCGGTGCGCAGCCCGTACCGGGGGGAGTTGTTCCAGCGTCTGGACGGTCATGATTACCGTCCTGGCCTGTGGCAGCGGGTCCGGCCGTCGGGGGACCGGGCCGGTGGAGGAGCCGAGGAATGA
- the rho gene encoding transcription termination factor Rho, which yields MSDTTDVTSGVSDVADGAGTTATATKRRRGGTGLSAMLLPELQSLAASLGISGTARMRKGELITAITERQSGGAAATEPAPRPRAAAVAPAQPAPAQAAPAPAETPQTAAAPAETTPAAQPAAEAAPAAERPSRRSRERATRESAPREPAAREAAPVEAAPAAGTETAPADSTERAERGDRPERGERTRDRQRNRDGERAERGERAERGERAERGERAERGERAERGERAERGERAERGERAERGERAERGERAERGERAERGDRDRGDRGPRADQGHDDEDNDGEGGRRSRRSRFRDRRRGRDRDGDQREDSRREGREPHVAEDEVLVPVAGILDVLDNYAFVRTTGYLSGPNDVYVSMSQVKKYGLRRGDAVTGAVRSAPRDGEQRRDKYNPLVRLDTINGMEPDEARRRPEFYKLTPLYPQERLRLETEPHILTTRVIDLVMPIGKGQRALIVSPPKAGKTMVLQALANAITRNNPECHLMVVLVDERPEEVTDMQRSVKGEVIAATFDRPPQDHTTVAELAIERAKRLVELGHDVVVLLDSVTRLGRSYNLAAPASGRIMSGGIDSTALYPPKRFLGAARNIENGGSLTILATALVETGSMMDTVIFEEFKGTGNAELKLDRKIADKRTFPAVDVSASGTRKEEILMGKEELAIIHKLRKVLSSLESGAALDLLLDRLKQTRTNIEFLMQIAKSTPGE from the coding sequence TTGAGCGACACCACCGACGTGACGTCGGGTGTTTCTGACGTCGCTGACGGCGCCGGCACCACCGCGACCGCCACGAAGCGCCGCCGCGGCGGCACCGGGCTGTCCGCGATGCTGCTGCCCGAGTTGCAGAGCCTCGCCGCCTCCCTCGGCATCTCCGGCACCGCCCGGATGCGCAAGGGTGAGCTGATCACCGCGATCACCGAGCGGCAGAGCGGCGGCGCGGCCGCCACCGAGCCGGCCCCGCGGCCGCGGGCCGCGGCTGTCGCCCCGGCGCAGCCGGCCCCGGCGCAGGCCGCTCCGGCTCCGGCCGAGACGCCGCAAACCGCAGCCGCCCCGGCCGAGACCACCCCGGCCGCGCAGCCGGCCGCCGAGGCCGCTCCGGCCGCGGAGCGCCCATCCCGGCGCAGCCGCGAGCGGGCCACCCGCGAGTCGGCTCCCCGTGAGCCGGCCGCCCGCGAGGCCGCGCCGGTCGAGGCCGCGCCCGCCGCCGGGACCGAGACCGCGCCCGCCGACAGCACCGAGCGTGCCGAGCGGGGCGACCGTCCCGAGCGGGGCGAGCGCACCCGCGACCGGCAGCGCAACCGTGACGGCGAGCGTGCCGAGCGCGGTGAGCGTGCCGAGCGCGGTGAGCGTGCCGAGCGCGGTGAGCGTGCCGAGCGCGGTGAGCGTGCCGAGCGCGGTGAGCGTGCCGAGCGCGGTGAGCGTGCCGAGCGCGGTGAGCGTGCCGAGCGCGGTGAGCGTGCCGAGCGCGGTGAGCGTGCCGAGCGCGGTGAGCGTGCCGAGCGCGGCGACCGGGACCGCGGCGACCGGGGCCCCCGGGCCGACCAGGGACACGACGACGAGGACAACGACGGCGAGGGCGGCCGCCGGAGCCGGCGCAGCCGCTTCCGGGACCGCCGCCGCGGCCGGGACCGCGACGGCGACCAGCGTGAGGACAGCCGCCGCGAGGGCCGGGAGCCGCACGTCGCCGAGGACGAGGTGCTCGTCCCGGTGGCCGGCATCCTCGACGTGCTGGACAACTACGCGTTCGTCCGGACCACCGGGTACCTCTCCGGCCCGAACGACGTCTACGTCTCGATGTCGCAGGTCAAGAAGTACGGCCTGCGCCGCGGTGACGCGGTCACCGGCGCGGTGCGCTCCGCCCCGCGTGACGGCGAGCAGCGCCGGGACAAGTACAACCCGCTGGTCCGCCTGGACACCATCAACGGGATGGAGCCCGACGAGGCGCGCCGGCGGCCCGAGTTCTACAAGCTCACCCCGCTCTACCCGCAGGAGCGCCTGCGGCTGGAGACCGAGCCGCACATCCTCACCACCCGGGTCATCGACCTGGTCATGCCGATCGGCAAGGGCCAGCGCGCGCTGATCGTCTCCCCGCCGAAGGCCGGTAAGACGATGGTGCTGCAGGCCCTGGCGAACGCCATCACCCGGAACAACCCGGAGTGCCACCTGATGGTGGTGCTGGTGGACGAGCGGCCGGAAGAGGTCACCGACATGCAGCGGTCGGTGAAGGGCGAGGTCATCGCGGCCACGTTCGACCGTCCGCCGCAGGACCACACCACGGTCGCCGAGCTCGCCATCGAGCGGGCCAAGCGGCTGGTCGAGCTGGGCCACGACGTGGTCGTGCTGCTCGACTCGGTGACCCGGCTCGGCCGGTCGTACAACCTGGCGGCGCCGGCCTCCGGCCGGATCATGTCGGGTGGTATCGATTCGACCGCGCTCTACCCGCCCAAGCGGTTCCTCGGCGCGGCGCGCAACATCGAGAACGGTGGCTCGCTCACCATCCTCGCGACCGCGCTGGTCGAGACCGGGTCGATGATGGACACGGTGATCTTCGAGGAGTTCAAGGGCACGGGTAACGCCGAGCTCAAGCTGGACCGGAAGATCGCCGACAAGCGCACCTTCCCGGCCGTGGACGTCTCCGCCTCCGGTACCCGTAAGGAAGAGATCCTGATGGGCAAGGAGGAGCTGGCGATCATCCACAAGCTCCGCAAGGTGCTCAGCTCGCTGGAGTCCGGCGCGGCTCTGGACCTCCTGCTGGACCGGCTCAAGCAGACCCGGACCAACATCGAGTTCCTGATGCAGATCGCCAAGTCCACGCCAGGCGAGTAA
- a CDS encoding RNA ligase family protein, producing the protein MRKYPRTFHLPDSPGACADDRIQPDLSWLDGELVVTEKMDGGNLTFTRDAMYARSPDSGTHPWDRPAKALWAMTAYKIPDEWRVCGESMWARRSVAYTDLPGVFLVFGIWDETDTLLGWDDTVDWARRLELPTVPVLYRGGSLSEARAAWPAQRSAQTSEGFVVRAAGRVPAAEFPLKVLKWVRAGHVRTDAAWRHRDDFPVNEFA; encoded by the coding sequence GTGAGGAAGTATCCGCGTACGTTCCATCTGCCCGACTCCCCGGGCGCCTGCGCCGACGACCGGATCCAGCCGGATCTGTCGTGGCTGGACGGCGAGCTCGTGGTGACCGAGAAGATGGACGGCGGAAACCTCACCTTCACCCGGGACGCGATGTACGCCCGCTCCCCCGACTCCGGCACCCATCCGTGGGACCGGCCGGCCAAGGCGCTGTGGGCGATGACGGCGTACAAGATCCCTGACGAGTGGCGGGTCTGCGGCGAGTCCATGTGGGCCCGCCGCAGCGTCGCCTACACCGACCTGCCCGGCGTCTTCCTGGTGTTCGGCATCTGGGACGAGACCGACACCCTGCTGGGCTGGGACGACACCGTGGACTGGGCGCGCCGGCTGGAGTTGCCGACGGTGCCGGTCCTCTATCGTGGCGGCAGTCTCTCCGAGGCCCGCGCCGCCTGGCCGGCACAGCGCAGCGCGCAGACCTCCGAGGGGTTCGTGGTGCGCGCCGCCGGCCGGGTCCCGGCCGCCGAGTTCCCGCTCAAGGTGCTGAAGTGGGTGCGCGCCGGGCACGTCCGCACCGACGCCGCCTGGCGGCACCGCGACGACTTCCCGGTCAACGAGTTCGCCTAG
- the thrB gene encoding homoserine kinase — protein sequence MGLTFVTDPVSVSTPATSANLGPGFDALGLALTLYDDLTARVTATGCTVEISGQGAGELPTDAEHLVVRAMLATFDELGERPPGLAVRCVNRIPQARGLGSSSAAIVGGVQLARGLVEGGRELIDDAAALRIAADIEGHPDNVAPCLLGGFTVAWTEGSGARAVRLAPAEGVRPTVFIPAERGYTATARAALPSEVPHADAAFNAGRAALLSHALTSDPALLFAATEDRLHQGYRAAGMPGTASLVAALRSVGVAAVVSGAGPTVLALTEVPGDFHPGAHWHSEVLGVDGAGAVVKGGMVEHAERGPVAAGRKS from the coding sequence ATGGGCCTGACCTTCGTCACCGATCCGGTATCCGTCAGCACCCCGGCGACCAGCGCGAACCTGGGCCCGGGCTTCGACGCGCTGGGCCTCGCGCTGACCCTGTACGACGACCTGACCGCCCGGGTGACCGCCACCGGCTGCACCGTCGAGATCAGCGGCCAGGGCGCCGGTGAGCTGCCCACCGACGCCGAGCACCTGGTGGTGCGGGCCATGCTGGCCACCTTCGACGAGCTCGGTGAGCGCCCGCCCGGCCTGGCCGTGCGCTGCGTCAACCGGATCCCGCAGGCGCGCGGCCTGGGCAGCTCCTCGGCCGCCATCGTCGGCGGCGTGCAGCTGGCGCGCGGCCTGGTCGAGGGCGGCCGGGAGCTGATCGACGACGCGGCCGCGCTGCGCATCGCGGCGGATATCGAGGGGCATCCGGACAACGTCGCACCGTGCCTGCTCGGCGGGTTCACCGTGGCGTGGACCGAGGGCTCCGGCGCGCGGGCGGTACGGCTGGCGCCGGCCGAGGGGGTGCGCCCGACGGTTTTCATCCCGGCCGAGCGCGGGTATACGGCGACCGCGCGCGCCGCGCTGCCGTCCGAGGTCCCGCACGCCGACGCCGCGTTCAACGCCGGCCGGGCCGCGCTGCTCAGCCATGCGCTGACCAGCGATCCGGCCCTGCTGTTCGCGGCCACCGAGGACCGGCTGCACCAGGGTTACCGGGCCGCCGGGATGCCGGGCACGGCGTCGCTGGTGGCGGCCCTGCGGTCGGTGGGCGTGGCCGCCGTGGTGAGCGGCGCGGGGCCGACCGTGTTGGCATTGACCGAGGTCCCGGGCGATTTCCACCCGGGCGCGCACTGGCACAGCGAAGTGCTGGGCGTGGACGGCGCCGGTGCGGTTGTGAAAGGGGGTATGGTGGAACACGCCGAGCGGGGTCCTGTTGCCGCAGGTCGCAAGAGTTGA
- a CDS encoding nitric oxide synthase oxygenase: MIVPGYRDHPTEPWDRDAPVDPGEAEDFLRRCYTENPRLGPVEPRLAIVRAQIAATGTYVHTPDELTHGARMAWRNASRCIGRLYWRSLLVLDRRRARTADEIYALLVRHLRTAGDGQIRPVISVFAPAEPGRPYARVWNEQLIRYAGYRTEDGRSVGDPRLREFTAAVRAFGWQGKGEAFDVLPLVIETPADGIRLYELPERAIREVPLSHPEYAWFAELGLRWHAVPAIANMRLTIGGVHYPLAPFNGWYLGTEIGARNLADTDRYDMLPVLAARMDLDTSRESTLWRDRALVELNRAVLHSFEQAGVRMSDHHTESRRFLKHLGNEERAGRPVPADWTWIVPPMSGGITPVFHRYYDELDLRPAFYLDDEAATLAREGARRCAGHPGR; the protein is encoded by the coding sequence ATGATCGTGCCCGGCTACCGGGACCATCCCACCGAGCCGTGGGACCGCGACGCGCCCGTCGACCCGGGGGAGGCGGAGGACTTCCTGCGCCGGTGCTACACCGAGAACCCCCGGCTGGGCCCGGTCGAGCCGCGGCTGGCCATCGTTCGCGCGCAGATCGCCGCCACCGGCACCTACGTGCACACCCCGGACGAGCTGACCCACGGCGCGCGGATGGCCTGGCGCAACGCGAGCCGGTGCATCGGCCGGCTGTACTGGCGCAGCCTGCTAGTGCTGGACCGGCGCCGGGCGCGGACCGCCGACGAGATCTACGCGCTGCTGGTGCGGCATCTGCGGACCGCCGGGGACGGCCAGATCCGCCCGGTGATCAGCGTCTTCGCGCCGGCTGAGCCGGGCCGCCCGTACGCCCGGGTGTGGAACGAGCAGCTGATCCGGTACGCCGGTTACCGCACCGAGGACGGCCGGTCGGTCGGCGACCCCAGGCTGCGGGAGTTCACCGCCGCGGTGCGGGCCTTCGGCTGGCAGGGCAAGGGTGAGGCGTTCGACGTGCTGCCCCTGGTGATCGAGACCCCGGCCGACGGTATCCGGCTCTACGAGCTGCCCGAACGGGCCATCCGCGAGGTGCCGCTGAGCCACCCCGAGTACGCCTGGTTCGCCGAGCTGGGGTTGCGCTGGCACGCCGTGCCGGCGATCGCCAACATGCGCCTCACCATCGGCGGGGTGCACTACCCGCTGGCCCCGTTCAACGGCTGGTACCTGGGCACCGAGATCGGCGCGCGGAACCTGGCCGACACCGACCGGTACGACATGCTGCCGGTGCTCGCCGCCCGGATGGACCTGGACACCAGCCGGGAGTCCACGTTGTGGCGCGACCGGGCGCTGGTCGAGCTGAACCGGGCGGTGCTGCACAGCTTCGAGCAGGCCGGGGTGCGGATGAGCGACCACCACACCGAGTCCCGGCGGTTCCTCAAGCACCTCGGCAACGAGGAGAGGGCCGGCCGCCCGGTGCCGGCCGACTGGACCTGGATCGTGCCGCCGATGTCCGGCGGGATCACCCCGGTCTTCCACCGCTACTACGACGAGCTGGACCTGCGGCCGGCGTTCTACCTGGACGACGAGGCGGCCACACTGGCCCGGGAGGGCGCCCGCCGCTGCGCCGGACACCCGGGCCGCTAG